The genomic region TAACTGCCACTGGCAGTGTCCCCGTTCCCATGTTTGGAACTCCCTGCTGCGTTTTATTATCTGCATTCATttgcactttaaaaaaaaaaagtgcattcTGTTTTAATCTGCAGcgttttgtatttgcagcgtttcgtatatatatattatactttAAGTAAATGCTGCGCAGGATTTCGTCAAGTTGGtggacatttgaaataaatgtcTGCACTTTTAATAGTGTAATTATGATGTATATTATGATGTTCCTTATTTAATGAATGTGCAACAACAATCATCCTGTGACCAGATGTGTCCGTGTGTCTGCGATACCTGACGGACGCCCGAACGACACTCTTCACACTTCGTCAGTCCAGATACCCTCTGCGCTTCACAGTCGATTATGCTGATATGATGTATTATCTGGACATGGATCCGTATGGTGGGCAGACTTTGATCTTTCGACCCAACATAAAGTTTTGGCCAGGCATCAAATCAGAAGCCTGGAGCAGAGTCTGCCTCACCGTGGACAACATGAAGTATGTGGCCCAGGTGTTCAGCGGCTTAAACACCAGCATCAGGAAGCTGCTGCCTAGACGGGTGagaatctcacacacactgaagAGAATGTTCCCAGTTTTTCCTTTTTATAACTAGATAATCAGACTGTATTTGATTTgaacaaaaaaaagagagagcatTAACCACAATTAAAATATGTGATATCATGATTAATTAGATAATTATTGGCATGCAGTCTGACCATTTTCCAAAACTTAGCTCAGGCATCGACAAAGAGAAGGAGGCTCTGATTGCCCTCGGTATAAACAGGTGTAATGTGCACTTTAATAAATCGTATGGCAATATTTTTTCTGCAGCTATCATATTTTAAGCACCTCATTTATCCAGGGGAGATTATCTCCACTAACTCCGCCTCCTTTcctttatttatattattttatttgtatatattttttttttaaacaatattttcATACACAATGAATGAAAAGACAATATtaaacaattattcatataaagaTGGAGACACGCCCTAAAAATTTAATTGGGTATCCCCGATATATAAAggtataaatataaaatatatatataaaatatatataataaaatatataaatataaaatataatcagtttaataaACCACAACTCACTGTGAAGATTCAGAAGCACATTTGAAATTCAATTTGCATCAGGTCCGTCTATAAAAGAGCTTTTTAAGAACTAGATAAAAACAATAACCATGGCACATTAACCTTTTACAAACTTTAAGAGGTGAACGAAGCCTGCAATATTTCTTGTAATTATATCTGAAAAAGGGTTTTAGCATTGTAATCATTGCCTCTAAtatgatctgtgtgtgtgtgtgtgtgtgtgtgtgtgtgtgtgtgtgtgtgtgtgtgtgtgtgtgtgtgtgtgtgtgtgtgttcagtgggtGTCGTCAGGTGCGCCTGTGATGGATTTTTCAGAATTCAATGGTCAGTTGACCGATGTGCAGATGTGGGATTATACTATCAGCAAAGTAGATGTCATCAACTACATGACCCGCGGCGCTGTCTCTGGGTACGTGAGCTGATCTGAGGACTAATCTGTGTATTGTatatagatgtgtgtgtgtgtgtattccaaCATAAGATATTAAAGGACAAACCAAAAGTCATAAAGAAATAAAATAGTGAAATAAATATTGTAAGAGACATAAATAGAAAATGATTGATAAACTCAGAATCAGGTATTCATGCAGACCATGGTAGTTAAACACAGTATgtacatacataaatatattgttaagataATTTTGATAAACATTTCAGACTTGTTTTAAATCCACAATTTGAAAATATATTCATGTTTTTTAGGCCCTACAGCGGCTCCCTCCTTACCTGGTCCTACATCAGTTACTCCACCAGCGGAAACACACTGTTGGAGGATGACGAGTGGCAGGCTCGACAGccaatcagcagcagcagggggAGGAAAAAGCGAGTGAAAAATAGGTTTAATGAGGTGGAACACAACAGAGtacagctttaatgaaacacacagGGGCATGTGTGGGAAAGCCGTACTGTTGCATTTCATAATAAATCACTCACAAATCTAAATTAAGAGGCAAATAATCATAAATAAAATGATACTGATAACTGATTAAAGTCGTTGATTACCATACATGTACAAGACTAAATAATGGAATTAACAATTATTTTTTAGCTTTTACTAACATGTTTTACTTTTTACATCTGTATTTCTAATTATAGAACAATAAAGAGATGGCTTACACAATATTGGAATTGGTTGTACATTTAATATAACGCCTGACAGTGTTATAAAGGAAGAGTTTAACATGATGGGAATATGTTTATTTGTAATCCGCCTTCTGGTTATATTCCTCCACCACCCAGTCAAGTCACAGCTTACATCCATGTTTCTCCAAATCATATTCACTTTCTCATTTTCATCCTTAAGTCTAAATCGATGTTTGTGCCAAATTTGAAGAAATTCCGTCCAGTTGTTCCCGAGATATCTTGTTCACGAAATGAACAGAGACGTAGACCTACAACCCTAAAACCTTCTAACAAAACCGATGGTCTCTGTATAAGACAAGCGAGATAATGCTTTcaaatttaaaggggacctatcatgcaaaatgcgcttttgtacgtcttttatacatgaatatgtgtccctggtgtgtcagggaactcaccaagcgtcagaaaacacaaccctctctcttttcctccatacccaaatctctaaaaacgggtctgcaacggatctgatacagactgatacagatatgaaattgttctgacgtcagaaacggggtgctccgcctatatgggcaactctccaccaatcaggggaatgagaggttgcgtggcatggtaacagcatggtaacagcatggtaacatgacgctcgtgcctccccccctccttcgtcagctgcagctcatttgccacagaatcagcccttgtgaagacagggctggaatagagcaaatagagcgaaatgaggcatggctaaaatgcatgatccgtttggtattttgaaaaaaaaacttcacagacatgttttatataggtatggccctacaatatattatttaaaggaatggtccactcattagataattaatcaaaacttcagtatttagtgaaacattatgtttaaaccataccctgaagaaatcagcgatattccccggtaaataatgattttatagctcttttttatcaaaacctttatattccgtctggccgccgccatttttgccaatttcagtagtcacgtgatggtcgtgacgtcatccatgcgttcactttgtcaacacacggaaacatggctgaatatttgagttcggactcgtcagcagaggaagaagttttgatgttttatcagtatgacaatacgacaccctctgtccttagaccctcacatcgtacaaggaaaaacttccgaagaaaacccccagtttaaagggaacatgggagaaacctcagggagagcaacagaggagggatccctctcccaggacggacagacgtgcaatagatgccgtgtgtaaattgaagagataatacatttgcaacataggtagtccagatgtttggaaatgcatgtgtgtataataggaagatgatatgagatactatatgtatgcatgtagtaccacccttgctagcgattccctctctagtttagcatactcagcttcgatGTCCCtcgccatagaatcacgattttatggggccgggaaaaactgggggaaaatacacactagtcggtactacgctatatggaaaggccaccaaaaactgtcctggcttggacgctaaaggacgttaaaacgggactagccgctgcaatggaaatgcgctataacataccttattcttactccgagcactacttctgctcctccgtcccttcacacttgcagagggcgatttctcaactggccgaactggtgtcctggtcggtgatgacaccagaaaaaccgatggtactgcatctccattaagtaatggttgttccataaatcccatgttatgtttgatcatactctcagagtagtcgtccggaaatttgaaatgttcgctgcatacatgagcctgtgaatctttcggttcgggccggccacatttcgctagccactgcctctgaatgtacttcttacgcttaccttttggcaacagatggaaccgagcattccgtggattgttcctatcagaattgtggcaatatttcgcgatacagtgaggcatagttgaagagagaaactacagtaaataacatggagatcaacgtgtcctcgaaaaccaaacgcatggtttacgtcacgtccggaaaatggcggcgcccacagtgttgatgttatttcggtatataatcagtttaaaatcactgataatgtcatcggattaaaaaaaaaaaaagaaagactggtctgttttatcggatggtaattatttaaaaatgagtgtcatgagcataccattcctttaaatatagcataataggtccactttaaactagaaaataataattataaaataaaatcgATGACCAGAACCTGAAAGAATACTCTTGGGAaaatgtgatttgaaaactACAATAAATAGGGCTACACAAAGTGGAGAAATGTGTGCTATTAATGTTCACCAAGCTATAGAAACAGCTTAGCTAactgagctaacgttagcagtgCAAACAACGGGCCTAAATATTACAATTTGAACTCTAATAATCGAGATTCTTGAAGTCAATTTGCTCGTTACATgtttttcactttataaaacctGTT from Pseudochaenichthys georgianus chromosome 5, fPseGeo1.2, whole genome shotgun sequence harbors:
- the LOC117446380 gene encoding uncharacterized protein, with the translated sequence MKLLHMAAALLSAWVLTATAAGPETGVSGVNLNGKMFTLSSSAGGISLYPPQLYTTPYPTRRYPTTPYYTTTRPYIPESTVSQKYSPTTTRRYTTKPTSTRRYTTTHRYTTKPTSTRRYTTTHRYTTKPTTNPPTKTTTTQYHTTTLPPPTAPYARDVSVCLRYLTDARTTLFTLRQSRYPLRFTVDYADMMYYLDMDPYGGQTLIFRPNIKFWPGIKSEAWSRVCLTVDNMKYVAQVFSGLNTSIRKLLPRRWVSSGAPVMDFSEFNGQLTDVQMWDYTISKVDVINYMTRGAVSGPYSGSLLTWSYISYSTSGNTLLEDDEWQARQPISSSRGRKKRVKNRFNEVEHNRVQL